In Candidatus Bathyanammoxibius amoris, the following are encoded in one genomic region:
- a CDS encoding response regulator codes for MAVTRILIIEDERQTVDELRDNLEFYGYETEVALAVPVGFSIVEERKMDLAVVGEEVHEVSGLDILKKLKELDPDIKVVMITSQRSKRHQASLLRSGAHGVLTQPLEKESSLKLIEGVVKTPLVPKKKKKKKASKKIRPKVKKKVKKEVTKKVKKKAKKR; via the coding sequence ATGGCCGTTACACGGATACTTATAATAGAAGATGAACGCCAGACGGTGGATGAGCTCAGGGACAACCTGGAGTTCTATGGTTATGAGACGGAGGTTGCCCTCGCCGTCCCGGTGGGCTTTAGTATCGTCGAAGAGAGAAAGATGGACCTGGCCGTTGTAGGCGAGGAAGTGCACGAGGTCAGCGGTCTTGATATCCTTAAGAAGCTCAAGGAGCTTGACCCGGATATCAAGGTCGTGATGATTACGTCCCAGAGGTCCAAACGCCACCAGGCTTCCCTGTTGAGATCCGGTGCTCATGGGGTCCTGACTCAGCCGTTGGAGAAAGAGTCGTCGCTGAAGCTGATAGAAGGTGTAGTAAAGACTCCGTTGGTGCCGAAGAAAAAGAAAAAGAAAAAGGCCAGCAAAAAAATACGACCCAAGGTCAAAAAAAAGGTCAAGAAGGAAGTTACAAAAAAGGTTAAGAAAAAGGCGAAAAAAAGGTAG
- a CDS encoding rubrerythrin family protein, producing MDLKGSQTEKNLLGAFAGESQARNRYTFFAKKAVKDGFVQIADIFEETAGHEKAHASRFFKFLKGGDVEITATFPAGVTGATAENLKAAAGGEHLEWETLYPSFATTAREEGFGAVAKAFEAIAVVEKYHEQRYLALLQNVEAGTVFKKDKKVTWRCRKCGYVHEGTEAPSVCIACAHPQAYFEVLSESF from the coding sequence ATGGATCTGAAGGGGAGTCAGACGGAGAAAAACCTGCTGGGGGCGTTTGCCGGTGAGTCTCAGGCCAGAAACCGTTATACGTTTTTTGCAAAGAAGGCCGTGAAAGATGGCTTTGTGCAGATTGCGGACATATTCGAAGAGACGGCCGGTCATGAGAAGGCTCACGCGAGCCGGTTCTTTAAGTTTCTAAAGGGCGGCGACGTGGAGATAACGGCCACGTTCCCGGCCGGCGTTACCGGCGCCACGGCAGAAAACCTGAAGGCCGCGGCGGGCGGTGAACACCTGGAATGGGAAACGCTTTACCCCTCGTTCGCCACGACTGCCAGAGAGGAGGGCTTCGGGGCCGTGGCCAAGGCGTTCGAGGCTATTGCCGTGGTCGAGAAGTATCACGAACAACGGTATCTCGCTTTACTGCAAAATGTGGAGGCCGGAACCGTTTTTAAGAAGGACAAGAAGGTCACCTGGCGGTGCAGAAAATGTGGATATGTCCACGAGGGCACGGAGGCACCGTCCGTGTGTATAGCCTGCGCCCATCCTCAGGCATATTTCGAGGTTTTATCGGAAAGTTTTTGA
- the smpB gene encoding SsrA-binding protein SmpB, protein MDIIATNRQARFKYELMDKYEAGLVLKGSEVKSLRNKDASLNEAFAQVRGREVYLYNLHIGQYQQAGLQGHEPKRPRKLLLNKTEISKIIGKMNEKGYALVPVTLYFNRRGIAKVEVALAKGRRVHDKREAIRKRETERDIQRAMKR, encoded by the coding sequence ATGGACATAATAGCCACTAACAGGCAGGCCCGTTTCAAGTATGAGTTGATGGATAAATACGAGGCCGGGCTTGTGTTGAAGGGTAGCGAAGTAAAGAGCCTGAGGAATAAGGACGCGAGCCTGAACGAGGCCTTCGCGCAGGTAAGGGGCCGGGAGGTGTATCTCTATAACCTCCACATAGGCCAGTACCAGCAGGCGGGTCTCCAGGGCCACGAGCCGAAGCGTCCGCGCAAGCTCCTTCTCAATAAGACCGAGATATCCAAGATTATCGGCAAGATGAACGAGAAGGGCTACGCGCTGGTGCCCGTAACGCTCTACTTTAACAGGCGCGGAATCGCCAAGGTGGAGGTCGCCCTGGCAAAGGGCAGGCGGGTCCACGACAAGCGCGAGGCCATCCGAAAGCGCGAGACCGAGCGCGATATCCAAAGGGCCATGAAACGCTAA